GTCTCGCGCTGCTCCCCGACGGCGCTTATGGAGGGGGCGCTCGATGACAGCAGCGTCATGCGCCCTGCCTGCCCCTGCCGGGCGACCGTACGATAGGGGCGGTTGCCCCGGACGGTTCCGCACCGCCGGACCGGGCACGAGCACTTTGAACGACACACCGCCAGGCCGACCCGCGGCCACCCACACGCAGGAGGGCCGATGAGCGCGCTGCCCCAGGAAGGCGATGTTGCCCAGGAAGTCGAGATCGTGTGGCTCGAGGATCCGAAGGGCCTCGACTACGTACGTCAGGCCCTGGACAAGGTCAACACGCGCAAGGGCAAGCCACGGTACGAGCGTGACGGCCGTCTCATCGGCTACACGAACCTCGCCCCGAAGGCGCCCCGAAGCGCGGACAGCGGACTGTTCGCCCGCCGTACGTTCTACCTGCTGCCGCACGACCGCCCCAACCGGCCCGACGACCCCGAGTGCCCCTACAAGGTCGGCTCGCCCCTCGAGGCGGTCGACCCGCGTACGGTCGCGCCGGGCGAGGTGGGGGAGAAGACCAGCCGATCGCAGGGCACTGCGGAGATAGTCCCGGCCGGCTCCTGAGCCGCCGCGTACATCCGGAGGTGTCCCCGCGACCGGTACGGCGGATCACGGAGACACTCCGGGAAGAGCGTTGCCAGGGCTGTACCGGCGCTGGATCGGCACTCGACCCCCGTGTGACACGGTCGGGGAGCGGTGCCCGCGGTGGTGCGCCGCGGGGACGGGAGGTCCTGGAATGGACGCAACACCACATGACTCCGTGTGCGGAGCCCTGTCCCGGCTGCTGAGCACGCAGGCCGTCCAGGAGCGCAACAAGGCCCTGGCCCGAGCCCTGCTCGCCGCCGGCCACCACGGGGCGCGCTACGAGTCGCTGGTCGCGGAGAACGACCGGGTGACCGCCCGCATCACGCTCCCTGACGGCCCCGTCGCACGTGGCCTGATTGCGGAGTTCCGCTTCGACGCGCAGGGCGAGGTCAGCGAGTACCGCGACTTCCTGGTACCGGCCGGGTCGAGGCCCACCGCCGTCCCCGCCGCGTCGGCCCCGGCTGCCTGAACCGCGCACGCGTGGGGCGGCCGACGCCGCCATCGGATTCCTTATGAAAGCCCGAGGCCAATAAGGGCGCCCACGCGCGCGGGCATGCCCGCATGTACCGTTCCTGGAAGCCGATGCCGTATGGCCACGTATGCCGCTTGTTTCGACGGGCAGACGAAGACGCATGGCTGTACTGAGAAGAATCGCCCGCCCGCTGCTGGCCACCCCGTTCATCGCCGAGGCGGAGCACGCGCTGCGCAGCCCACGCCCCCTCGCGACCGGCACTGCCCTCCGAGCGCAGCAGCTCGGCGTCACCGTTGACGACCCGCTGACACTGGTCCGGCTCAACGCCGCAGTCCAGATCGTCGCGGGCGGAGCGCTCGCGCTGGGCCGCTTCCCTCGATCCGCCTCACTCGTCCTGGCCGCGAGCCTCGTGCCGACCACCCTGGCCGAGCATGCGTGGTGGAAGGAGAAGGACCCGGAACTGCGTAAGGACCAACAGTTCCACTTCGCCCGGCGCGTCGGCCTGTTCGGCGCGCTACTGCTCGCCGCTGCCGATGCCCACGGCAAACCGTCGGCGGCCTACCGCGCTCGTACAGCGGCGCACGCCAGCCGGAAGAAGGCCCACAGAGCCACGGCCAAGGCAGGCGGACAGTTGCAATCGGCGATCGAAACGGTGGGCGCGAGCGCGTCCGATGCCGCCGGCGGCGCCGGCCGGGCAGTGAGCTCCGCCGCCGAGTCCGCACGCGCGATGCTGCCCGGCCAGTAGGAGGCGTGACGGGCGGGAGAGGTACCTCACGGGTCGGTCTTCCGCTCGCCCCGTCTGATCTGCGTATTGACGGGCAGGAGAGGCTACGCCGCAGTGGCGGGTCGCCCGACCCGCCCCGGCGGCGACCCGGACAGGTACGTCAACCGAACGGGCCGGTGAACCGAAGCGACGCCGACGGAAGGTCACTATCTATGTCTCCTGTGACGGAGCAATGGGCCGATGTACTCACAACCCACTTCGCGCTCGGTGAAGAACTCCCTGCCGTACGGGCAGCGGCGGTCTACTCGGCCGAATCGGGATTCTTCGCCGTGGCCGGCCGCGACGGCGAGAACGGCCGACCGCACTTCGCCCCCGCCGGTGGGACCGGTGCACAACCGGGCTCAGACGCTTTCGACCCCTCCCGCCTCGAAGCCCTGTGGACGGCCGGCGAAGAGAACGCACCTCCTCCGCTCCTCCGCCTCGGCGAGGTCGTGTGGCGCCGTGAAAGCCTGGAGCAGGTCACGGATGCGGTGACCGGTACCGAACTCGACCTGGTGCTGCTTCGTGAGGGGAACCGAAGCATGTGGGTGGTACGGACCCGGCAGGGCATCTGCATCTTCGCGCTGGTCGACGGGACCAACGAGGGCCACGTGGCCGAAGCCCGCTCATTCGCTCTCGACTTCGACTCCTTCCTGGTCGGCCAGGGGTACTGATTCCGGAGATGGGCCCGGTTGTCGCACTGAGCCTCTTCCATCTTGGTCAGGCGGCGAGTTCGAGGGTGACGACGGCTATGATCCGGGCGGTGCTGCGACGGACCAGCCCGGCCGGAAGCGGCATTACGGCTCGGACATGACAGGCCACCGCGCCGCATCGGCCGGCGCCACGTCAGCCGGACCAGGGTGAGCGTCGCCGCCAGGAACAGAACCTGCGTGACGGTGCGGGGGAGCAGCTGGTCCCACCACGAAAGGCCCGGCTCGGAGAGCGCCCACGCCACGTTGGCGGGGAACACGGCTACGAGGAGAGCGCTCAGCCCGAGCCCCGCCCAGGGAACGAGACGCGGAGCCAACACGCCCAGCGCCACCGCCGAGTTCGAGCACACCGCTTGCCGTGACGAGCAGTTCCGGGCGGGGCAGCCCGCTCGGCACCATGACGATGAGCTCGGCGCGCATGCCGGCGAAGTGGACGGTTCCCGTCAGCAGGAACATCGCGCAGAGCCCCGCGCGCAGGGCGAGTTCGAGGCTCCGGGCGCGGCGGAGCCACAGGGCGTTCACCGCAAAGGTGAAGCCGGCCACGACGACCAGGGTGATCAGGGGTTCCATGGTGCTCCTCCCGGCATGAGTGGCGGCGACGCGTCACAGCATTGACTGCGAACGCCGTACGGTCTCGGCGTCGATCTCCTGGATCTGTACGGCGTGCAGGCTGATCATGATCAGCAGGGCGATCAGGGACCGTCCGGAGACCGCCGCCCTGATCCGCTCGGCGCCCGCGTCGGCCCCCTGCGGCGGCACGCGGAAGTGCTGGTGACGTCCGGCGTGAGCGGTGATGAACTCCCAGATGTCGCGATGGCACAGCAGATCGACGGAGGAGACCCGGGCGGCCTGCTTCAGCAGCTTGCTGTGCTCCCCGTCGACCACCGCGGCCTCTCCCGTGCTGCGTCAGGCCTGGTGAGCTCTTGCACTGCGTCCGGCCGGTTTCAGCGGAAGCGCCAGTCGGTGAAGACCTGTTCGGCGTCGGCTTCGACGACGTCCCGCAGGTCTTCGTCATCGTCCGGGGCATCCAGACCGAGGGCAGTAAGGACGTGCCGGTAGTACTGGTAGGCGAAGAGCAGGTCCCCCGCTGCCAGCAGGGAGGTCAGGAGCGGCTCGTCACCGGCCGTGGACCGGTCGACCTGGACCGGCACCTGGGCGCGTTCGTTGCTGCTGAGGGAAGGGAGCGCGGAGCCGAGCTGGTGCTCCAGTCGCTACCAGCTGGTCGTGGTCCGCCACCAGCGCGGCGTCGTACTGCTCCACGGCCCAACGCCGCACCACGCAGGGGAGCAGGAACCAGTTGCTAGTGCTGGGTCGGCTCCGGCAGTTCGGAGGTGACGGCGCGGATGGCGTTCCGGAGCCAGCGCTGCCCCAGGTCGCCGTCGAGCCGGGGGTGCCAGGCCATCAGGTAGCCCAGTGGGCGGATTTCCTCGGGAGCGGGCAGGATTCGGATGCCGGGATCCGGGCGTTGCTCCGCGAGTAGCCGCGCGGGCAGTGTGAGGATCAGCCGGGTGCCCGGGACCGAGCGCAGGGCCAGCGAATGGTAGGGGACGGTCAGCCCGGCCCGGCGGTGCTCTCCGAGGTCTTCCAGGCGTTGCTCGATCGCGGTCTGCCGCTCGCCGATGGTGCCGACGATGACATGGGTGGCGCCCAAGTACTCCTCCAGGGCGATCGCCGGACGTTCGGCGAGCGGGTGGTCGGCGGAGAGTACGCAGACGAACCGGTCCTCGAGGAGAAGTTCGGTGCGCAGGGCGGGGAGTGGCGTTGATCTGGCGAAGAACACCAGGTCGACGACCCCCCGGTCGAGGTCCTCGTAGATGGCGTCGTGCCAGGTGCGGAAGTGCAGCGTGGAGCGCGGCGACTCCCGGAACACACGCTGGAAGACCGCGGGCGCGAACACCTGGGTGAAGTCGGTCCCCGCGACCCGAAAGGTCTCGGCGGCCTCGGCGGGGTCGAACCCTTCCGGGGCGAACAGGCTCTCCAGCCGCGGCAGGACTGCCCGCAGCTGACGCTGGAGGCGCTCGGCGCGCGGGGTGAGGCGGTACCCGCCCGGCGTGCGCACCAGCAGCTCGTCGCCGAGGGTGTCCCGCAGCCGCTGCAGGGCCCTGCTCATCGCAGGCTGGCTCATTCCGGCGACTTCGGCGGCGCGCGAGACATGCCGCTCCTCCAGCAGCGCGGCCAGCGGAGCCAGCAGATTGAGGTCGACCCGTTCGATATGCGTCATGTGAATAATCTATATCCTGACGATGCATTGGACAAATAGTTGCAGGCGGCGGAGGGTTGATCCAGTCGCCGGGCGGACCGCCCGCGAACCACACGGTGCCAGGCGTCCGTCCGGACGCCGGATCAGGAGCAGTGATGAACGGCGCGGTATTGCAGCACGGAACCAGCCGGCCCCGGGTGGCTGTGGTGACCGGCGGCTCGGGCGGAATCGGGGGCGCGGTCGCGCACCGGCTGGCTGCGGACGGCATGGCAGTCGTCGTCCACTACGCGGGTAGCGCGACGAAGGCCGAGGCGGTCGTCGAGTCGGTGATCGCAGCCGGCGGCACGGCGGTGGCCCTGCCCGGCGACGTCGCCGAACCGGCGGAGATGACCGGGCTCTTCGACGCCGTCGAGGAACGTTTCGGCGGCGTCGACGTGGTCGTCAACACCGCGGGGATTATGCTGCTGGCCCCGCTCGCCGAGATGGAGCTGGAAGCCTTCGACCGGATGCACCGGGTCAACGTCCGCGGCACCTTCGTGGTCTCCCGGCTCGCGGCCCACAGGCTGCGCCCCGGCGGCGCGCTGATCAACTTCTCCACCTCGGTGACCCGGCTCCAGCAGCCCGGCTACGGCGGATACGCGGCGACCAAGGGCGCGGTCGAGGCCATGACCCTGATCCTGGCACGCGAACTGCGCGGCCGGGACGTCACCGTCAACGCGGTGGCCCCCGGACCGACCGCGACACCGCTTTTCGCCGAGGGCAAGAGCGAGGAGCTGATCGCCCGGATCGCCGCCGCCGCACCCCTGGAGCGGCTCGGCACACCCGAGGACATCGCCGAGGCCGTCGCCTTTCTGGCCGGGTCCGCCGGCCGCTGGGTCAACGGCCAGGTGCTGTACAGCAACGGCGGCATCGCCTGACCCTCGCCACCCCTTCCGCCTCTCTTCTCCCTCTCCGTTCCTCCCCTTCACCCCTCCGACAGGAGACCCACCATGTCGACTGTGCTCATCACGGGCGCCGCCACCGGTATTGGCAACCTCACCGCGCGAGCCCTGGCACGGGCCGGCCACCGCGTCTACGCCTCGATGCGGGCCCCCGGCGGCCGCAACGCCGCCCGCGCCGAGGACCTGCACCGCCTGGCCGCGGCCGAACGCCTCGACCTGCACGTGATCGAACTCGACGTCACCTCCCAGGAGTCCGCCGACAGCGCGGTGGCGGCCGTGCTCGAGAACGCGGGAGCGCTCGACGTCGTCATCCACAACGCCGGGCACCTGGTCACCGGCTACGTCGAGGCCTTCACCGCCGAGGAGATCGCCCACCTGGTCGACGTCAACACCCTCGGCGTCCAACGGCTCAACCGCGCCGCGCTGCCGCACCTGCGCGGGCAGGGCAGCGGCACCCTCCTCTACGTGGGCAGCACCATCCCGGTGACCACCCCGCCGTTCCTCGGTCCGTACGTGGTGTCGAAGGCGGCGATGGACGCACTGGCCCTGGTGACCTCCTACGAGGTGGCCCCGCTCGGCATCGAGACGGTGATCGTCATGCCGGGAGCCTTCACCCACGGCACCAACCACTTCCCCAGCGCAGGACGGCCCGCGGATGCCACCGGTGTCACCGCCGGCTACCGGGCCCTGGACCCGCTGGTCGCCCGCAACGAGCAGGCCACGGAAGGCTTGTTCGCCCCGGGCATGCAGGCAGACCCCTCGGTCGTGGCCAAGGAGATCACCAGGATCCTGTCCCTGCCCTTCGGCGAGCGCCCTTTCCGCAGCGTGGTGGACCTGACCAACTCCCTGGTCGAGCAGGCCAACTCCGCGGTGCTCAAGGCTCGCACGGACTTCGTGCGGCGCATGGGCTTCGAGGATGTCCTGCACGTCACCCGAGCGTAGGCCGTCCGCACCCGTTCTGTCACCGATCGCATCACCTCCCCTCGTAAGGAAACGACGACATGACCCGCAGTCAGCTGGACTCCGTCTCCGATCTCTTGCTGAACTCGCCGCTGGACCTGGGCGGCGACGTGGCGAAGATGCGCCGCGTCTTCGACGAGATACTCGGCGCCGCGCCGCTGCCCGGCGACGTCCGCACCCGGACCACCGACCTGGGCGGGGTACCCGCCGTCGAGGTGCGCGCCGGCGCCGCCGCGCCGACGGCCGCCACCGTGCTGTACTTCCACGGCGGCGCCTATGCGATCGGCTCCGCCGCCGCCAGCGTCGGCCTGGTCTCCGAGATCGCCCGGCGGACCGCGGCCACCGCACTGTCCGTCGACTACCGGCTCGCCCCCGAACATCCCTTCCCGGCCGCGGTGGACGACGCACTGGCCGCCTACCGGGCGCTGCTCGACCGAGGCGTCCCGGCCGGCTCGACCGCGGTCACCGGCGAGTCGGCCGGCGGCGGCCTCGCCCTCGCCCTGCTGCTGGCGATCCGGGACGCGGGGCTGCCGCAGCCGTCGTCCGCGACCGTCCTGTCCCCATGGACTGACCTCACCCAGTCAGGCGGCACCATGACCACCCGGGCCGACGCGGATCCGGCGCTCACCCGCCGGGCCCTTCAGACCAGGGCCGCCGACTACCTCGCCGGGGCGGATCCACGCACCCCGCTGGCCAGCCCGCTCCATGCCGATCTGCGCGGACTGCCACCGCTGCTGATCCAGGCCGGCGGCCGGGAGATCCTGCTCGACGACGCCCTGCGGCTGGCCGCACGGGCCGCCC
This genomic interval from Streptomyces sp. 840.1 contains the following:
- a CDS encoding DUF6009 family protein yields the protein MSALPQEGDVAQEVEIVWLEDPKGLDYVRQALDKVNTRKGKPRYERDGRLIGYTNLAPKAPRSADSGLFARRTFYLLPHDRPNRPDDPECPYKVGSPLEAVDPRTVAPGEVGEKTSRSQGTAEIVPAGS
- a CDS encoding DoxX family protein yields the protein MAVLRRIARPLLATPFIAEAEHALRSPRPLATGTALRAQQLGVTVDDPLTLVRLNAAVQIVAGGALALGRFPRSASLVLAASLVPTTLAEHAWWKEKDPELRKDQQFHFARRVGLFGALLLAAADAHGKPSAAYRARTAAHASRKKAHRATAKAGGQLQSAIETVGASASDAAGGAGRAVSSAAESARAMLPGQ
- a CDS encoding LysR family transcriptional regulator, with the protein product MTHIERVDLNLLAPLAALLEERHVSRAAEVAGMSQPAMSRALQRLRDTLGDELLVRTPGGYRLTPRAERLQRQLRAVLPRLESLFAPEGFDPAEAAETFRVAGTDFTQVFAPAVFQRVFRESPRSTLHFRTWHDAIYEDLDRGVVDLVFFARSTPLPALRTELLLEDRFVCVLSADHPLAERPAIALEEYLGATHVIVGTIGERQTAIEQRLEDLGEHRRAGLTVPYHSLALRSVPGTRLILTLPARLLAEQRPDPGIRILPAPEEIRPLGYLMAWHPRLDGDLGQRWLRNAIRAVTSELPEPTQH
- a CDS encoding SDR family oxidoreductase, which gives rise to MNGAVLQHGTSRPRVAVVTGGSGGIGGAVAHRLAADGMAVVVHYAGSATKAEAVVESVIAAGGTAVALPGDVAEPAEMTGLFDAVEERFGGVDVVVNTAGIMLLAPLAEMELEAFDRMHRVNVRGTFVVSRLAAHRLRPGGALINFSTSVTRLQQPGYGGYAATKGAVEAMTLILARELRGRDVTVNAVAPGPTATPLFAEGKSEELIARIAAAAPLERLGTPEDIAEAVAFLAGSAGRWVNGQVLYSNGGIA
- a CDS encoding SDR family oxidoreductase; protein product: MSTVLITGAATGIGNLTARALARAGHRVYASMRAPGGRNAARAEDLHRLAAAERLDLHVIELDVTSQESADSAVAAVLENAGALDVVIHNAGHLVTGYVEAFTAEEIAHLVDVNTLGVQRLNRAALPHLRGQGSGTLLYVGSTIPVTTPPFLGPYVVSKAAMDALALVTSYEVAPLGIETVIVMPGAFTHGTNHFPSAGRPADATGVTAGYRALDPLVARNEQATEGLFAPGMQADPSVVAKEITRILSLPFGERPFRSVVDLTNSLVEQANSAVLKARTDFVRRMGFEDVLHVTRA
- a CDS encoding alpha/beta hydrolase codes for the protein MTRSQLDSVSDLLLNSPLDLGGDVAKMRRVFDEILGAAPLPGDVRTRTTDLGGVPAVEVRAGAAAPTAATVLYFHGGAYAIGSAAASVGLVSEIARRTAATALSVDYRLAPEHPFPAAVDDALAAYRALLDRGVPAGSTAVTGESAGGGLALALLLAIRDAGLPQPSSATVLSPWTDLTQSGGTMTTRADADPALTRRALQTRAADYLAGADPRTPLASPLHADLRGLPPLLIQAGGREILLDDALRLAARAAHADVPVTLRTFPGAPHVFQGFAPLVEEATQALDQVAAFINGHIRPEGRP